In Oryza brachyantha chromosome 2, ObraRS2, whole genome shotgun sequence, a single window of DNA contains:
- the LOC102711323 gene encoding pentatricopeptide repeat-containing protein At1g02060, chloroplastic — MNRAARLSSPEDASVAAARKLHLLLRSRDLHPALAYLRALPSPLTLLPNHALNALLRALAAAGRVRAAASLFRRIPSPTPHSYNSLLAALLRRGRARAASALFAAFLRSPSASPDAATLNTLLHGLSTASPQPSPPALLRLFHFLPETYAFAPDAISYNSLLSALCRAGDLVTARKLFDGMRVGEEGRGDVFPNVITYTTMIKAYCGKRLVSEALAIFKIMVADGVEPNRITYNTMVQGFCDAGRMELVKEVLDMDSFKPDTCTFNILVAAHCREGRIEDAMKVFNQMVELRVRRDSASYSMVIRALCENEEFAQAEELVDELLEKEVLKKRGGCTPLIAAYNPVFVYLCEHGKTKKARMLFGLLLDRRSKVDVPAFKTLILGHCREGDFEQGYELVLSMLKRDLVPDNECYIGVIDGFSQKGRMKFAWEALHRMLNSGLRPSTSTFHSVLLGLLNKDGCAKEAADLIEIMLERKIRQNVDLSTNLIDTLFRNCLNDRAYKIVTSLYDHGYYIKMEKLIASLCKEKKFMEAADLTLFSFKKCQNLGVAFPSMVMDGLCITGRASEAFWLFYELIENRSSSSSSAAAPRSLVALHHALEESGKMKEADFVAKQMRRASARIRERT, encoded by the coding sequence ATGAATCGCGCGGCAAGGTTGAGCTCGCCGGAGGAcgcgtcggtggcggcggcgcggaagctgcacctcctcctccgctcccgTGACCTCCACCCGGCGCTCGCCTACCTCCGCGCCCTCCCCTCGCCGCTCACCCTCCTCCCCAACCACGCCCTCAACGCCCTGCtccgcgcgctcgccgccgccggccgcgtccgcgccgccgcgtccctcTTCCGCCGCatcccctcccccaccccgcACTCCTACaactccctcctcgccgccctcctccgccgcggccgcgcgcgcgcggcctccGCGCTCTTTGCCGCCTTCCTCCgctccccctccgcctcccccgacgccgccaccctcAACACCCTCCTCCACGGCCtctccaccgcctcgccgcagCCGTCCCCTCCCGCGCTCCTCAGGCTCTTCCATTTCTTGCCAGAGACCTACGCCTTCGCGCCGGACGCCATCTCGTACAACTCGTTGCTCTCCGCTCTCTGCCGCGCCGGCGACCTGGTCACCGCGCGCAAGCTGTTCGACGGAATGCGCGTCGGAGAAGAAGGCAGAGGAGATGTCTTTCCTAATGTTATCACCTATACGACCATGATCAAGGCGTACTGTGGGAAGAGACTTGTGAGCGAGGCTCTCGCGATCTTCAAGATAATGGTTGCTGATGGTGTGGAGCCGAACAGGATCACATACAACACGATGGTGCAGGGTTTCTGTGATGCTGGCAGGATGGAGCTAGTGAAGGAGGTGTTGGATATGGATTCGTTTAAGCCAGACACTTGCACATTCAACATCCTGGTGGCCGCACATTGTAGGGAAGGACGGATCGAGGATGCTATGAAGGTGTTTAATCAGATGGTGGAGCTCCGTGTGAGACGTGATTCTGCAAGCTATAGCATGGTCATCCGGGCGTTGTGCGAGAATGAGGAATTTGCGCAGGCTGAGGAGCTTGTGGATGAGCTCTTGGAGAAGGAGGTGCTCAAGAAGAGAGGGGGTTGCACGCCACTCATTGCAGCATACAACCCAGTTTTTGTGTACTTGTGTGAGCATGGGAAGACAAAGAAAGCAAGGATGCTGTTTGGGCTGCTTCTGGACCGGAGGAGCAAGGTCGATGTTCCTGCATTCAAGACGTTGATCCTTGGGCATTGTAGAGAGGGCGATTTCGAACAGGGGTATGAGTTAGTTCTCTCAATGTTGAAGCGAGATCTTGTCCCTGATAATGAATGCTACATAGGCGTGATTGACGGGTTCTCACAGAAGGGAAGGATGAAGTTTGCATGGGAAGCCTTACACAGGATGTTGAACAGCGGCCTTCGGCCTAGTACAAGCACTTTTCACTCAGTTCTTTTAGGGCTTTTGAACAAAGATGGTTGTGCAAAAGAAGCAGCTGATTTGATTGAGATAATGCTAGAGAGGAAGATCCGCCAGAATGTTGATCTTTCTACAAATTTGATAGATACATTGTTCAGGAACTGCCTTAATGACCGTGCTTACAAGATTGTTACATCTCTATATGACCATGGATATTACATCAAGAtggaaaaactaattgcaagCCTTTGCAAGGAAAAGAAGTTCATGGAAGCTGCAGATCTTACTTTATTTAGCTTCAAGAAGTGTCAGAATTTGGGTGTAGCCTTTCCAAGTATGGTTATGGATGGTCTTTGCATCACTGGTAGAGCTTCAGAAGCGTTCTGGCTGTTCTATGAACTCATCGAGAACAGaagttcttcttcttcttctgctgctgcaccTCGTAGTTTAGTTGCACTTCATCATGCACTGGAGGAATCTGGTAAAATGAAGGAAGCTGATTTTGTCGCTAAACAGATGAGACGTGCAAGTGCCAGAATTAGGGAAAGAACCTAG
- the LOC102712224 gene encoding putative HVA22-like protein g, whose product MVVSFITRALILILGYAYPAYDCYKTVELNRPDVEHLRFWCQYWILLAVLTVFERVGDNFVSWLPMYSEAKLAFIVYLWYPKTQGTAYVYESFFKPYIGKHEAEIDRNLLELRTRAGDMAVHYFQKIADYSHTRFYEILQYIASQSEAQSSRPQAQQHQQRPPPPRTRQVNPGPPPVPAPSAPPMPSQPAPPLPRSQAQADNAPIPVAPPGAGVAPAQPQPPQAGPEAATVQSTEAAQPANPPASNPHQAPVIPDEETLIQEAIRMTRSRLRRRMGGA is encoded by the exons ATGGTCGTCTCATTCATTACCAGAGCTTTGAT ACTTATTCTTGGATATGCATACCCAGCCTATGATTGTTACAAGACGGTGGAGCTGAACAGACCTGATGTTGAGCACTTGCGGTTCTGGTGTCAGTACTG GATTTTACTGGCAGTCCTAACTGTTTTCGAGAGAGTTGGGGATAACTTTGTATCATG GTTACCAATGTATAGTGAAGCAAAGCTGGCATTTATTGTGTATTTGTGGTATCCCAAGACACAG GGTACTGCCTATGTGTACGAGTCATTCTTCAAGCCGTACATTGGAAAACATGAAGCCGAAATTGATCGCAATCTACTTGAGTTGAGGACTAGAGCTGGTGACATGGCGGTTCATTATTTCCAGAAGATTGCAGACTACAGTCACACAAGGTTCTATGAAATCCTGCAATATATTGCTTCGCAGTCAGAGGCTCAAAGCTCTCGTCCTCAG GCACAGCAACACCAGCAGCGTCCACCGCCTCCACGGACTCGGCAGGTGAATCCTGGACCACCACCCGTTCCAGCACCCTCAGCGCCTCCGATGCCGTCACAACCTGCCCCTCCTCTGCCAAGGAGCCAAGCTCAAGCTGACAATGCCCCAATTCCAGTCGCCCCTCCAGGCGCCGGCGTGGCTCCTGCACAACCACAGCCACCTCAAGCAGGTCCTGAAGCTGCCACCGTGCAAAGCACCGAGGCGGCGCAGCCGGCCAATCCACCGGCGAGCAACCCGCACCAAGCACCGGTAATACCCGACGAGGAGACGCTCATCCAGGAGGCGATCCGGATGACACGGAGCCGGCTCAGGAGGCGCATGGGCGGAGCTTGA
- the LOC102712499 gene encoding succinate dehydrogenase subunit 3-1, mitochondrial, with translation MEKSHNNTRFAPFRDAPFALRGALGSSGSSFISIDGFRHPSSLEQTRGFTSGPLGALRPKMLPSGCRTLHTSRPLSAPVANRPLSPHLPLKKPQMSATLSISHRIVGAALGAAIVSIPLATKFSLMFDV, from the exons ATGGAGAAGTCTCACAACAACACTCGATTTGCTCCCTTCAGAGATGCTCCATTCGCTCTCCGTG GTGCCCTTGGTAGCTCAGGCTCATCGTTCATCAGCATCGATGGCTTCAGGCATCCCTCAAGTCTTGAGCAAACTAGGGGCTTCACATCTGGTCCCCTAGGAGCTCTGCGACCAAAAATGCTCCCATCTGGATGCCGAACCCTGCACACAAGCCGTCCTCTGTCGGCTCCTGTTGCTAATCGCCCCCTGTCACCCCACCTTCCTTTGAAGAAGCCGCAGATGAGCGCTACATTATCTATCTCGCACCGCATTGTTGGTGCTGCATTGGGTGCTGCCATTGTGTCCATTCCTCTCGCCACCAAGTTCAGCCTCATGTTTGATGTTTGA
- the LOC102711045 gene encoding LOW QUALITY PROTEIN: S-(+)-linalool synthase, chloroplastic-like (The sequence of the model RefSeq protein was modified relative to this genomic sequence to represent the inferred CDS: deleted 2 bases in 1 codon) → MVFCSSSSSIHLLHLLLPAASASPPTSRSRGRRRAAHVRPSPAIHPGRRELSSHSSSMLPADFDVQVLVKRHEGLTNDVKEMLQHQRRRHQKKAAGGRERLATVDHLRRLCIDHYFQDEVDSAMDDASCLLEELAHGGDLLDATLAFRLMREAGRHVSADEVLGRFTDDNGDFRLDYSKDIRGLLSLQDISHMSMGEEASLCKAKEFSTRHLESAMNYLEPNLARYVRHSLDHPYHVSLMQYKARHHLSYLQTLPTRCTAMEELALADFQLNKMLHQMEMQEIKRWWMDLGLAQEIPVARDQVQKWYVWMMTAIQGASLSRCRIELTKIVSFVYVVDDIFDLVGTHEELYCFTQAIKMWDLAAADSLPSCMRSCYRALHTITNDIADMVEREHGVNPINHLKKSWAMLFDGFMTETKWLSSGQVPASDDYLRNGVVTSGVPLVFVHLLFMLGHDLGKDAAQFIDRIPSVISCPAKILRLWDDLGSAKDEAQEGLDGSYKELYLKENPGLAAVEAEEHVQRLIASEWEELNRECFSSSRRPAFPAGFTRAALNGARMVGVMYGYDGEQRLPVLDDYVRMLLF, encoded by the exons ATGGTTTTctgctcctcgtcctcctccattCATCTGCTGCATTTGCTCCTTCCTGCTGCCTCGgcatcgccgccgacgagccggagccgaggccgccgccgtgcagccCACGTCCGCCCTTCGCCGGCGATACACCCCGGCCGCCGAGAG CTCTCCTCACACTCATCGTCGATGCTGCCCGCCGACTTCGACGTTCAG GTCCTCGTGAAGCGGCACGAAGGCCTGACGAATGACGTGAAGGAGATGCTGCAGCATCAACGCCGGCGTCACCAGAAgaaggcggccggcggccgggagaGGTTGGCCACCGTCGATCACCTCAGGCGCCTCTGCATCGATCACTACTTCCAAGACGAGGTCGACAGCGCCATGGACGACGCCTCGTGTCTGCTCGAGGAGCTCGCCCATGGCGGCGACCTGCTCGACGCCACCCTCGCCTTCCGCCTCATGAGAGAAGCAGGCCGCCATGTCTCTGCAG ACGAGGTTCTTGGAAGATTCACGGACGACAATGGCGATTTCAGACTCGATTATAGCAAGGACATCAGAGGGCTACTGAGTCTGCAAGACATATCACACATGAGCATGGGAGAAGAAGCCTCACTCTGCAAGGCAAAGGAGTTCTCAACCAGGCACCTTGAGTCTGCCATGAACTACCTTGAGCCAAACCTTGCAAGATATGTGAGGCACTCACTGGATCATCCCTACCATGTCAGCCTGATGCAGTACAAGGCCAGGCACCATCTCAGCTACCTCCAGACACTGCCCACAAGGTGCACTGCAATGGAGGAGCTTGCACTTGCAGACTTCCAGCTCAACAAGATGCTGCATCAGATGGAAATGCAGGAGATCAAAAG ATGGTGGATGGACCTGGGATTGGCTCAAGAAATACCGGTTGCAAGAGATCAGGTTCAGAAATGGTACGTGTGGATGATGACAGCCATCCAGGGTGCCTCCTTGTCAAGATGCAGAATTGAGCTCACAAAGATCGTCTCCTTTGTATATGTCGTGGATGACATCTTTGATCTTGTCGGCACACATGAGGAGCTTTACTGCTTCACTCAGGCAATCAAAAT gtgGGACCTTGCAGCTGCTGATTCGTTGCCTAGCTGCATGAGATCGTGCTACAGGGCTCTGCACACTATTACAAATGACATCGCAGATATGGTCGAGAGAGAGCATGGAGTAAACCCTATCAATCATCTGAAGAAATCT TGGGCAATGCTGTTCGATGGATTCATGACAGAGACAAAATGGCTGTCTTCTGGCCAGGTTCCTGCCTCGGATGATTACCTAAGAAACGGTGTTGTCACCTCAGGAGTTCCACTTGTGTTTGTACACCTGTTATTCATGCTAGGCCATGATTTGGGGAAAGATGCAGCGCAGTTTATCGATCGCATTCCTTCTGTCATCTCCTGCCCAGCAAAAATCTTGAGACTCTGGGATGACCTGGGCAGTGCCAAG GACGAGGCACAGGAAGGGTTGGACGGATCATACAAGGAGCTGTACCTCAAGGAGAACCCAGGGCTCGCCGCCGTAGAGGCGGAGGAGCACGTGCAGCGACTGATCGCGAGCGAGTGGGAGGAGCTCAACCGGGAGTGCTTCTCCAGCTCCCGGAGGCCGGCCTTCCCCGCCGGCTTCACCCGGGCGGCGCTCAACGGTGCCAGGATGGTCGGCGTCATGTACGGCTacgacggcgagcagcggctCCCCGTCCTCGACGACTACGTCAGGATGCTGCTTTTCTAG